A window from candidate division TA06 bacterium encodes these proteins:
- a CDS encoding haloacid dehalogenase has translation MNYGIDTCWLNPKDAVAPEGISPTFVINKLEDLKSIL, from the coding sequence ATGAATTATGGGATAGACACCTGCTGGCTCAACCCCAAAGACGCGGTTGCGCCTGAAGGCATCAGCCCCACCTTCGTCATCAATAAACTGGAAGACCTGAAATCCATCTTATAG